Proteins encoded within one genomic window of Halocatena marina:
- the sppA gene encoding signal peptide peptidase SppA encodes MAHPDSTRASASRFVVGFVGVVIATLVGAFLFLWLPGEIEVFGVLLTVVTVVIGARIASRLAMKVVPPYNVAEVAVEGPITRDGDLGPVPGRGNAIPADDTVEQIEQADADTNVEALVVKLNTPGGQIVPSDDIRNAVMAFDGPTIAYATDTCASGGYWIASGCDELWARDTSIVGSIGVIGSRLNASELAEELGLSYERFAAGRYKDAGMALKDIDDDERAYLQGLIDNFYDHFVERVAEGRDLDPDDIRDTEARIYVGENAHDLGLVDKLGTHEDVLDHVSNLIGTEASQTEFEPKRGMAQRIKGGTQSLAFAFGAGISSQFDDTFEFRL; translated from the coding sequence ATGGCACACCCAGACAGTACGAGAGCGAGCGCCAGTCGGTTCGTTGTCGGTTTCGTTGGAGTCGTTATTGCAACCCTCGTTGGTGCGTTTCTGTTTCTCTGGCTCCCCGGAGAAATCGAGGTTTTCGGCGTGTTGCTCACCGTTGTGACCGTCGTGATCGGTGCCCGCATCGCCAGCCGTCTCGCCATGAAAGTCGTCCCACCTTACAACGTCGCAGAGGTAGCCGTCGAGGGGCCGATAACCCGCGATGGAGACCTTGGTCCCGTACCAGGGCGAGGCAACGCGATTCCCGCTGACGACACGGTCGAACAGATAGAACAAGCAGACGCGGATACGAATGTGGAAGCGCTCGTTGTGAAACTCAATACACCCGGCGGACAGATCGTTCCGAGCGACGACATTCGGAACGCGGTAATGGCGTTCGACGGACCAACCATCGCCTACGCGACGGACACGTGCGCCAGCGGAGGCTACTGGATCGCAAGCGGATGCGACGAGCTATGGGCGCGTGATACGAGTATTGTCGGGAGCATCGGTGTGATTGGTTCCCGCCTCAATGCTAGTGAATTGGCCGAAGAGCTCGGACTCTCCTACGAACGATTCGCCGCTGGCCGGTACAAAGACGCGGGAATGGCGCTGAAAGATATCGATGACGACGAACGGGCGTATCTCCAAGGTCTCATCGACAACTTTTACGATCACTTCGTCGAGCGCGTTGCCGAAGGGCGAGATCTCGACCCAGATGACATCCGCGACACGGAAGCTCGTATCTACGTCGGTGAGAACGCCCACGACCTCGGTCTCGTTGATAAGCTCGGAACGCACGAGGATGTGCTCGATCATGTTAGTAATCTGATCGGAACTGAAGCATCCCAGACGGAGTTCGAACCGAAACGGGGGATGGCACAACGAATTAAAGGTGGAACACAGTCGCTTGCGTTCGCGTTCGGTGCCGGAATATCAAGTCAGTTTGACGACACATTTGAATTCCGCCTATAG
- a CDS encoding amphi-Trp domain-containing protein, with protein MTDTTSFQSEMSRTEVAEYLRKLAVEVADDEDSKMAVPVGNKEVVLHPTQTVSCSTEVNERSSMLGSSKEEVSVTLTWSPQSE; from the coding sequence ATGACCGACACGACCAGCTTTCAATCAGAGATGAGTCGCACGGAGGTCGCCGAGTACCTCCGGAAACTTGCAGTGGAGGTTGCCGACGATGAGGATTCAAAAATGGCGGTACCGGTAGGCAACAAGGAGGTCGTTCTCCACCCCACGCAGACGGTCTCGTGCTCGACAGAGGTAAACGAGCGTTCGAGCATGCTCGGAAGCAGCAAAGAAGAGGTGTCGGTTACACTCACGTGGTCACCACAGAGTGAATGA
- a CDS encoding TspO/MBR family protein, translated as MAILTVEIIGASGSIFTAQGLDRWYGTLQRPALAPPDWVFGPIWTILFALIGVALWLVWRQATSSPREVRTGIAVFVVHFVFNVGWSAVFFGMREIGWALVVIGLLWLLIVATMWVFNRVDRRAALLLVPYLLWVSFAAYLNYQFWVLN; from the coding sequence ATTGCAATCCTGACTGTTGAGATCATCGGCGCTTCCGGGAGCATCTTCACTGCCCAAGGTCTCGATAGGTGGTACGGCACGCTCCAACGGCCGGCGCTTGCGCCACCGGACTGGGTATTCGGCCCCATCTGGACCATCTTGTTCGCACTCATCGGAGTCGCGCTGTGGCTCGTCTGGCGACAAGCCACGTCGTCACCCCGAGAGGTTCGGACTGGTATCGCCGTATTTGTGGTTCATTTCGTCTTCAATGTGGGCTGGTCAGCGGTCTTCTTCGGAATGCGAGAAATCGGCTGGGCGCTGGTCGTGATTGGACTCCTCTGGCTGCTTATCGTTGCAACGATGTGGGTCTTCAACCGCGTTGATCGACGAGCAGCGCTCTTACTCGTGCCATATCTCCTGTGGGTCTCGTTCGCTGCCTACCTCAATTACCAGTTCTGGGTACTGAATTAA
- a CDS encoding transcription factor S: MKFCDECGSIMHKEDNTWVCRSCGYEASRDTAAEQKMVTTQAQEDGGIVDISEAEDRGLPSTSVVCPNCDNDRAYWYMQQIRSADESETRFFICTECEHRWREDDH; the protein is encoded by the coding sequence ATGAAGTTCTGCGACGAGTGCGGCTCGATCATGCACAAGGAGGATAACACGTGGGTGTGTCGCTCTTGTGGTTATGAAGCATCACGTGATACTGCCGCCGAGCAGAAAATGGTCACCACACAGGCACAAGAAGACGGCGGAATCGTCGATATAAGTGAGGCTGAAGACAGGGGACTCCCCTCCACGTCTGTTGTCTGCCCGAACTGTGATAACGATCGAGCGTACTGGTACATGCAGCAGATCCGATCGGCTGATGAGTCCGAGACACGATTTTTCATCTGCACTGAGTGCGAACATCGGTGGCGAGAAGACGACCACTGA
- a CDS encoding tRNA (adenine-N1)-methyltransferase, translated as MILLVRENREYLLAPGETLETDLGVIEVPETVAPGDIVETHLGEEFTARALRGPDLFAHFERTGAPMMPRDIGLVMGHTGCSGGDQVLDAGTGTGVLSAYLARAGATVTTYEHDPEFADVARKNMELAGVDDAVTVRTGDVTDDLDELSEQESRFDLITLDTKDAPRVVERASELLVPGGFLSAYVPFVEGTRAVVETARSTDLQDIKTYETIQRGMDIDERGTRPSTAGVGHTGYLIFARA; from the coding sequence GTGATTCTCCTCGTTCGCGAGAATCGGGAGTATCTCCTCGCACCGGGTGAAACGCTCGAAACCGATCTCGGTGTCATTGAAGTTCCCGAGACTGTTGCGCCCGGCGACATCGTCGAGACGCATCTCGGTGAAGAATTCACCGCACGAGCGCTTCGCGGTCCCGACCTCTTTGCTCACTTCGAGCGAACCGGCGCACCGATGATGCCCAGAGATATCGGACTCGTGATGGGCCACACCGGCTGTAGTGGGGGTGATCAGGTACTCGACGCCGGAACTGGAACGGGAGTGTTGAGTGCGTACCTCGCGCGCGCCGGAGCGACGGTTACCACCTACGAGCACGACCCGGAGTTCGCCGACGTAGCGCGAAAGAACATGGAGCTTGCGGGAGTAGACGATGCCGTCACCGTTCGAACAGGCGATGTAACCGACGACCTGGACGAACTGTCCGAGCAGGAATCCAGATTCGATCTCATAACGCTCGACACCAAAGACGCCCCACGCGTCGTCGAACGCGCATCAGAGTTGCTCGTCCCCGGTGGATTCCTCTCGGCGTACGTTCCTTTCGTCGAAGGAACACGCGCTGTCGTCGAAACTGCCCGATCGACCGATCTACAGGATATCAAAACCTACGAAACGATTCAACGAGGGATGGATATCGACGAGCGCGGAACACGCCCCTCGACGGCCGGGGTCGGACACACTGGATATCTCATTTTCGCGCGGGCGTAA
- a CDS encoding nascent polypeptide-associated complex protein — protein sequence MFGGGGLDPRKMQQMMEQMGIETDDIDAEEVIIRTADEELVFTSPEVQRISAQGQETYQIVGEPDTQATSDSSTDDSADEQAIPDEDVEIVAQRAGVNTEEAREALEAEDGDLAAAISRLE from the coding sequence ATGTTTGGTGGAGGCGGTCTTGACCCACGTAAGATGCAGCAGATGATGGAGCAGATGGGCATCGAAACCGACGATATCGATGCCGAGGAAGTTATTATCCGGACAGCAGACGAGGAGCTGGTATTCACGTCCCCAGAGGTACAGCGGATCTCCGCACAGGGCCAGGAGACCTACCAGATCGTTGGCGAGCCGGATACACAGGCCACAAGCGATTCCAGCACAGACGACAGTGCTGACGAGCAGGCGATTCCCGACGAAGACGTAGAAATCGTCGCACAGCGGGCAGGTGTGAACACAGAGGAGGCACGCGAAGCCCTCGAAGCCGAGGACGGCGACCTCGCGGCTGCCATATCCCGCCTCGAGTGA
- a CDS encoding PUA domain-containing protein: MDPAERETLCTIADYQFGNGAGRALFPAEEVQTVMHTSSGRPQQVTCGGGPHEGQRIVSYGIDGRFTLGVEGGKRLYDAIGGPAVEVGSESVPFVRDEKNAFAKFVHAVDAEVRPGDEVLVTHDGTVLAVGRAELPSHAMDDFETGVAVTVREGAEAD, translated from the coding sequence ATGGATCCGGCCGAGCGGGAGACGCTGTGTACGATCGCGGACTACCAGTTCGGAAACGGTGCTGGTCGGGCGCTGTTCCCAGCTGAGGAGGTACAGACGGTGATGCACACCTCATCAGGACGGCCCCAGCAGGTGACGTGTGGGGGTGGGCCACACGAGGGTCAACGGATCGTCTCCTACGGGATCGATGGACGATTCACACTAGGCGTCGAAGGAGGAAAGCGCCTCTACGACGCCATCGGTGGACCGGCTGTCGAGGTCGGCAGTGAGAGTGTTCCGTTCGTCAGAGATGAGAAAAACGCCTTTGCGAAATTCGTACACGCCGTAGACGCGGAAGTCAGACCAGGGGATGAGGTTCTCGTGACACACGACGGAACAGTGCTTGCTGTCGGACGGGCCGAACTACCGTCTCACGCAATGGACGATTTCGAAACCGGGGTAGCGGTGACAGTCCGCGAAGGAGCCGAGGCCGACTGA
- a CDS encoding alanine--glyoxylate aminotransferase family protein, producing the protein MLMTPGPTAVPERVRAAMSQPIHNPDVQSEFATFYRSLTEELGEVFGTDDDIVILGGEGILGLEASLASILDGGEDVLCLANGLFGEWFEEFVELHGGVPISCSTTGTEPLDVETAKSLLASHDIEVATMVHCETPTGTLNDLSTILSLCAEEGVTTIVDAVSSLGGTPVPTEDIDICIGASQKCLSSPPGLTMLSVSDNAWDAIGETEQTSFYTSLAPWNDFGEQFPYTHLVSNLYALDESVALVREEGLEHVYERHDNAGELCRELGRELGLSTYAPTERCSPTVTAFEIEDGNARTVQRKLQNEHDIILATSLGDLEDNILRVGHMGTNADQDNVERTMSALDDVLSQ; encoded by the coding sequence ATGTTGATGACGCCCGGACCGACAGCGGTTCCAGAGCGGGTTCGTGCGGCGATGAGCCAGCCAATTCACAATCCGGACGTTCAGTCGGAGTTTGCCACGTTCTACCGTTCACTGACGGAGGAGCTCGGCGAAGTGTTCGGAACCGATGATGACATCGTGATTCTCGGTGGCGAGGGAATTCTCGGACTTGAGGCGAGTCTGGCGTCGATTCTCGATGGGGGCGAAGACGTGTTGTGTCTCGCTAACGGGCTGTTCGGGGAGTGGTTCGAGGAGTTCGTCGAGTTGCATGGCGGTGTGCCGATATCCTGTTCGACCACTGGGACAGAACCACTCGACGTCGAGACTGCCAAATCGCTGCTCGCCTCCCACGACATCGAGGTTGCCACGATGGTCCACTGCGAGACGCCCACCGGAACGCTCAACGACCTTTCTACTATTTTATCACTCTGTGCCGAGGAGGGCGTCACCACGATCGTCGATGCCGTCTCATCGCTTGGCGGGACGCCAGTTCCGACCGAAGACATCGACATCTGTATCGGTGCTTCCCAGAAGTGTCTGAGCAGCCCCCCGGGACTCACGATGCTATCGGTGAGCGACAATGCGTGGGATGCGATCGGTGAGACCGAACAGACCTCGTTCTACACGAGTCTCGCGCCGTGGAACGATTTCGGAGAGCAGTTCCCGTACACTCACCTCGTCTCGAATCTCTATGCGCTCGATGAGAGCGTCGCACTGGTGCGCGAGGAGGGGCTCGAACACGTATACGAGCGCCACGACAACGCTGGCGAACTCTGTCGAGAGCTGGGCAGGGAGCTAGGACTGTCTACGTACGCACCAACTGAACGGTGCTCACCGACTGTGACGGCATTCGAGATTGAGGATGGAAACGCCCGCACAGTGCAGCGCAAACTCCAAAACGAGCACGACATTATTCTTGCAACGAGTCTCGGCGATCTTGAAGACAACATTCTCCGCGTCGGTCACATGGGCACGAACGCAGATCAGGACAACGTCGAACGAACGATGTCGGCACTCGATGACGTACTCTCTCAATAG
- a CDS encoding bifunctional 2-polyprenyl-6-hydroxyphenol methylase/3-demethylubiquinol 3-O-methyltransferase UbiG, giving the protein MSTADDSELFESTEEWYAHYRPSYPDAAITSLREQFALDGSARVLDLGCGAGQIAIPLAEHVNEVIGMDPNERMLREARRKADASEHEAENTEWVIGSDSDLSNELGTFQLVTMGRSFHWMDQRRTLDQLCSMIEPGGGIAIITDEEWLVRGGQPWHEAVYTLADEYLEALPERTGPTDGEYDDPWDEMVDEFEFTDIEVTSIESEREWEIGSIVGYVFSLSYCSPDIFGDDKDAFEADLRTHLNEREEETFTQDVTVEMITARKTTV; this is encoded by the coding sequence ATGTCCACAGCAGACGATTCGGAGCTATTCGAAAGTACAGAGGAATGGTATGCTCACTACCGACCTAGCTATCCCGATGCGGCCATAACGTCTCTTCGAGAGCAGTTCGCGTTGGATGGGTCTGCCCGTGTTCTCGATCTGGGATGTGGAGCTGGGCAAATCGCCATTCCGCTCGCAGAGCATGTGAACGAAGTCATCGGGATGGACCCGAATGAACGGATGCTTCGTGAGGCTCGCCGCAAGGCAGATGCGAGCGAGCACGAGGCAGAAAATACCGAATGGGTGATCGGGTCAGATTCGGATTTGAGCAACGAGTTGGGAACGTTTCAGTTGGTAACGATGGGACGGTCGTTTCACTGGATGGATCAGCGGAGAACACTCGATCAACTGTGCTCTATGATCGAACCGGGCGGCGGTATTGCAATCATCACAGACGAAGAATGGTTGGTTCGGGGCGGACAGCCATGGCACGAAGCTGTGTACACACTCGCGGATGAGTATCTCGAAGCGCTGCCAGAGCGAACTGGTCCGACTGACGGAGAGTACGACGATCCGTGGGATGAGATGGTCGATGAATTCGAATTCACCGACATCGAAGTCACGTCCATCGAAAGCGAGCGCGAGTGGGAGATCGGCAGCATCGTTGGCTACGTCTTTTCATTGTCATACTGCTCTCCAGACATATTCGGAGACGATAAAGACGCATTCGAGGCTGACCTGCGCACCCACCTGAATGAACGGGAAGAAGAGACATTCACGCAAGACGTGACGGTAGAGATGATCACCGCCCGAAAGACGACCGTGTGA
- a CDS encoding aldo/keto reductase, with protein MDQKQLAERVPTARGMPMLGLGTWQNSDPEQCAESVRTALSMGYRHIDTAQVYGNEASVGEGIRTANVDREQVFLATKVWYEQLGYDDVIETTRESLDRLGVDSVDLLYAHWPADPYDAEETLSAFDELADAGLIEHVGMSNFTPELLETAQSVSEAPIFANQVECHPLLQQKRLRDYCASNDIRLVAYSPLARGAVFDVPELQEIAEEHGVSEAQVSLAWLREKGITAIPKATGEDHLRDNAESVTLSLDDGDISTIDNIDREDRQINPSFAPDSW; from the coding sequence ATGGACCAGAAACAACTCGCAGAGCGTGTGCCGACTGCACGTGGGATGCCGATGCTCGGATTGGGAACGTGGCAGAACTCCGATCCCGAGCAGTGTGCAGAGAGCGTCCGTACGGCGCTTTCGATGGGGTATCGTCACATCGACACAGCGCAAGTGTACGGCAACGAAGCGAGTGTCGGGGAGGGAATTCGAACGGCCAATGTCGACCGCGAGCAGGTCTTTCTTGCGACGAAAGTGTGGTACGAGCAACTCGGCTACGACGATGTCATCGAGACTACCCGCGAGAGTCTCGACAGGCTCGGTGTCGATTCCGTTGATCTGTTGTACGCCCACTGGCCAGCCGATCCGTACGATGCTGAAGAGACACTCAGTGCGTTTGATGAGCTGGCCGATGCTGGTCTCATCGAGCACGTCGGTATGAGTAACTTCACACCAGAGCTTCTCGAGACGGCACAGTCAGTCTCTGAGGCACCAATCTTTGCCAATCAGGTCGAGTGTCACCCACTGCTCCAGCAGAAAAGGCTGCGTGACTACTGCGCCAGCAACGACATCCGGCTCGTCGCGTACTCGCCGCTGGCACGAGGGGCGGTGTTCGATGTTCCAGAACTACAGGAAATCGCCGAGGAGCATGGAGTCAGCGAGGCACAGGTGAGCCTCGCGTGGCTGCGAGAAAAGGGAATCACCGCGATTCCGAAAGCAACCGGCGAAGATCACCTCCGCGATAACGCGGAGTCAGTCACTCTCTCGCTCGACGATGGAGACATCTCGACCATCGACAACATCGACCGAGAAGACCGACAGATCAATCCGTCATTCGCACCGGACAGCTGGTAA
- a CDS encoding geranylgeranyl reductase family protein has translation MPAETYDVLVVGGGTSGAFAAASVASEGLDVALLERKSADEAGHIACGDAIKGKSTFPDTIDLDYLRQESFTNNNITHARFENPQSGESMDIPFGGVTGAVVDRKRYGEVLLEEAERIGTEIHYNTVVHDVIQNGAVEGVKATQKGSVTNYEAEIVIDAAGALSLLQDKADLSDATFDTNVNYSQFCSAYREVLEVDNPVDWDDALVFKPTEELGYLWYFPRTATEINVGLGFQMNKPPMKLVEVLKEDLRDRAEFAGARVKDKLGAALPTRRPYDSAVAPGFLAVGDAAGHVNPITGGGIPGAAKAGHWAAQVAVDAIEDGRTDDEDALWRYNHQVMTDFGKTFATMDLYNIWGSATGLDEILDVITKLPAQHIAETVAKSGSTSMGMLTKVKTAAKTIGHWDMLYDLWRINRKGSELKRIYDEYPTSSDGFEHWKEMRDDVLDDVYEIADADSKY, from the coding sequence ATGCCTGCGGAAACCTATGATGTACTCGTCGTCGGTGGCGGGACATCCGGGGCGTTTGCTGCTGCGTCGGTTGCCAGCGAGGGGCTTGACGTTGCTCTTCTGGAACGAAAGAGTGCCGACGAAGCGGGGCACATCGCCTGTGGCGACGCCATCAAAGGAAAGAGTACGTTCCCCGATACGATTGATCTCGACTACCTCCGACAAGAATCATTCACTAACAATAACATTACGCACGCACGCTTTGAGAATCCTCAGAGTGGCGAATCGATGGACATTCCGTTCGGTGGTGTGACTGGGGCTGTCGTCGATCGCAAGCGCTACGGTGAGGTCCTTCTCGAAGAAGCAGAGCGCATCGGTACAGAGATTCACTACAATACGGTCGTCCACGACGTTATACAGAATGGAGCCGTTGAGGGTGTAAAGGCGACACAAAAGGGATCGGTGACCAACTACGAGGCTGAGATCGTCATCGATGCCGCGGGAGCACTCTCACTGTTACAAGATAAAGCCGATCTCTCGGATGCAACGTTCGATACGAACGTCAATTACTCGCAGTTCTGTTCGGCCTACCGTGAAGTCCTTGAAGTCGACAACCCCGTCGATTGGGACGACGCACTTGTGTTCAAACCGACTGAAGAGCTGGGATATCTGTGGTATTTCCCACGGACGGCGACCGAGATCAACGTCGGTCTCGGCTTCCAGATGAACAAACCACCGATGAAGCTCGTCGAGGTACTCAAAGAGGATCTTCGAGATCGGGCTGAGTTCGCTGGTGCACGGGTCAAAGACAAACTCGGGGCGGCATTACCCACCCGACGACCGTACGATTCGGCGGTCGCACCCGGTTTCCTCGCTGTCGGTGACGCCGCCGGTCACGTCAATCCAATCACAGGGGGCGGCATTCCGGGCGCAGCGAAAGCCGGTCATTGGGCCGCTCAGGTCGCCGTCGATGCGATCGAGGACGGTCGGACGGACGATGAAGACGCGCTATGGAGGTACAATCATCAAGTGATGACCGACTTTGGCAAGACGTTCGCCACGATGGACCTCTACAACATCTGGGGTAGTGCAACCGGTCTCGATGAAATTCTCGATGTCATCACGAAACTCCCCGCTCAGCACATCGCTGAAACCGTCGCGAAAAGCGGGTCGACCTCGATGGGAATGCTCACAAAAGTGAAAACCGCTGCGAAGACGATCGGTCACTGGGATATGCTGTATGATCTCTGGCGGATCAACAGGAAAGGAAGTGAGCTCAAACGTATTTACGATGAGTACCCCACGAGCAGTGACGGATTCGAACACTGGAAAGAAATGCGCGACGACGTCCTCGATGACGTATACGAGATCGCCGACGCCGATTCCAAGTACTGA
- a CDS encoding NAD(P)-dependent alcohol dehydrogenase translates to MDIEAAVVAKASGDFHIEELTLDEPRADEVLVRIVATGVCPADTAARDQHFPIPLPAVLGHEGAGVVEAVGDTVTNVEPGDHVVLSFDHDQTCRNCREGNAAYCSNIGAYNFSGVRGTDMSSPLHRDGEQVSLFFGQSSFATHSIASERQVIPVPADVPLEILGPLGCSIQTGSGTVINTFDANAGSSIAVFGVGAVGLSAVLGAVIAGCTTIIAVDLLEDRLDVAADFGATHALDSREEDDITETIRDITNGGVDYSVETTAVPRVARQAVASTRIPGICGLLGGASSEPDPTLDMNDILNGRIVRGVSQGDSVPEIFIPQLIDLYRQDRFPFDELITFYELDEINQAFADSENGRAIKPVLCVDEV, encoded by the coding sequence ATGGATATCGAGGCAGCTGTCGTAGCGAAAGCGTCCGGGGATTTTCACATCGAAGAACTCACGCTCGATGAGCCCCGGGCGGACGAAGTGCTCGTTCGAATCGTTGCAACCGGCGTCTGCCCTGCTGATACTGCCGCACGTGATCAGCACTTTCCGATACCGCTTCCTGCGGTGCTCGGACATGAGGGGGCGGGCGTCGTCGAAGCGGTCGGCGACACCGTGACGAACGTCGAACCAGGTGATCACGTCGTACTGAGCTTCGACCACGATCAGACTTGTCGAAACTGCAGGGAGGGAAACGCCGCGTACTGTTCGAACATCGGTGCGTACAATTTCAGTGGTGTTCGGGGAACCGACATGTCTTCTCCGCTGCACAGAGACGGTGAACAAGTCAGTCTCTTCTTCGGCCAGTCATCGTTTGCCACACATTCAATTGCGAGCGAGCGTCAGGTTATCCCGGTTCCAGCGGACGTCCCCTTGGAGATTCTCGGTCCGTTGGGCTGTTCGATTCAGACAGGAAGTGGGACGGTTATCAACACGTTCGATGCCAATGCTGGGTCGTCGATCGCCGTTTTCGGCGTTGGGGCCGTCGGATTGAGCGCCGTGCTGGGGGCAGTCATAGCGGGGTGTACGACCATTATTGCCGTCGATCTGCTCGAAGATCGATTGGACGTGGCTGCGGATTTCGGTGCAACTCACGCTCTTGACTCGCGTGAGGAGGACGATATCACCGAGACGATTCGGGATATCACCAACGGTGGCGTCGATTATTCCGTAGAGACAACCGCTGTTCCACGCGTGGCTCGTCAGGCAGTTGCTTCGACACGAATTCCGGGAATCTGTGGACTTCTCGGAGGCGCATCATCAGAGCCAGATCCGACTCTCGATATGAACGACATCCTCAACGGTCGCATAGTTCGTGGCGTTTCACAGGGTGATTCGGTTCCTGAGATTTTCATCCCACAGCTCATCGATCTCTATCGGCAGGACCGCTTTCCCTTCGATGAACTCATCACGTTCTACGAGTTGGACGAAATCAACCAAGCATTCGCAGACTCAGAAAACGGTCGTGCCATCAAACCTGTGCTGTGCGTTGATGAAGTGTAG
- a CDS encoding DJ-1/PfpI family protein, translated as MTVTDVQIALYEGFDELDAIGPYEVLDNAATFGADIDVRLVTLDSTSVVTASHGLRVEPDGTLSEPDVLIVPGGGWNDSSEKGARTEAERGDLPDAVANLYSEGGMIASVCTGGMILAHAGVLDDRPATTHASAIDDLREFTTDVRNERVVDSGRVLTAGGVTSGLDLSLHLVEQIADKTTADRVAAEMEYERRAAYRP; from the coding sequence ATGACAGTGACTGACGTACAAATAGCCCTCTACGAGGGATTCGACGAACTCGACGCCATCGGTCCATACGAGGTACTCGATAACGCGGCCACGTTCGGTGCTGACATCGACGTTCGGCTCGTCACGCTCGATTCGACGTCTGTTGTGACCGCGAGCCACGGGCTGCGGGTCGAACCAGACGGTACGCTCTCGGAACCGGACGTGCTGATCGTCCCCGGTGGAGGGTGGAACGATTCCTCTGAAAAGGGCGCGCGCACTGAAGCTGAGCGCGGCGATCTCCCGGACGCAGTTGCCAATCTGTACAGTGAGGGAGGGATGATTGCCTCCGTTTGCACCGGTGGTATGATCCTCGCACACGCAGGGGTGCTCGATGATCGGCCCGCGACCACACACGCCAGTGCGATCGATGATCTTCGTGAGTTTACAACCGACGTTCGAAACGAACGCGTCGTCGACAGCGGGCGGGTGCTCACAGCAGGCGGTGTGACCTCGGGACTCGATCTCTCGCTCCACCTCGTCGAACAGATCGCCGATAAGACAACAGCAGACCGGGTTGCAGCAGAGATGGAGTACGAGCGCCGGGCGGCTTATCGGCCATGA
- a CDS encoding winged helix-turn-helix domain-containing protein, whose amino-acid sequence MTDADTAAPSEAFQPLGNEIRTRILTALLDDERGPRSRTFSELAETSGADTTAGFAYHLRQLTDHYLRETNDGYTLTDAGVRIARAIVSGAYTDSVDRDPVSIDDPCPFCDEDALVAAATDNTVTIDCQLCERTLLRLPFPPGGHRTHTDEMFPAALDRLYRHRVALMTDGSCPECGGASTATVGYARADSSSDSGDAVSHSDSRSDSTDKPAQLQLDCLGCGYTLNCPVTLAVLDHPAVISFYHEQDVDIRERPIWNVGREWRETILSDDPWCVRVSTEMVDEGLELLVGQDATVVSVSRF is encoded by the coding sequence ATGACCGATGCCGACACGGCCGCACCGAGTGAGGCGTTCCAACCGCTCGGCAACGAAATCCGGACGCGGATTCTCACGGCGCTCCTCGATGACGAACGCGGTCCGCGCAGTCGAACGTTCTCTGAACTCGCCGAAACGAGCGGAGCGGACACCACGGCGGGATTCGCTTATCACCTCCGACAGCTCACCGATCACTACCTTCGCGAGACGAACGACGGCTACACTCTCACTGATGCAGGTGTACGGATCGCACGGGCCATCGTGTCCGGTGCGTACACCGACAGCGTCGACCGCGATCCAGTCTCGATCGACGATCCCTGTCCGTTCTGCGATGAGGATGCGCTCGTCGCCGCCGCGACGGACAACACCGTCACGATCGACTGCCAGCTGTGCGAACGGACGCTCCTCCGATTACCGTTTCCACCGGGAGGCCACCGAACGCACACTGATGAGATGTTTCCTGCTGCGCTCGACCGTCTCTACCGCCACCGTGTCGCGCTCATGACCGACGGGAGCTGTCCTGAGTGCGGTGGCGCATCGACCGCGACTGTCGGATACGCACGCGCAGATTCGAGCTCTGACTCCGGTGACGCTGTTTCTCACTCCGACTCTCGTTCTGACTCCACGGACAAGCCAGCGCAGTTACAGCTCGACTGTCTCGGGTGTGGGTATACGCTTAACTGTCCAGTAACGCTTGCTGTGCTCGATCATCCGGCTGTTATCTCCTTTTACCACGAGCAAGACGTTGACATCCGCGAACGCCCGATCTGGAACGTGGGTCGAGAATGGCGCGAGACGATCCTCTCGGACGATCCGTGGTGTGTTCGCGTCTCGACGGAAATGGTAGATGAGGGATTGGAACTGCTTGTCGGACAGGACGCAACGGTGGTTTCTGTCTCTCGGTTCTGA